In a single window of the Salmo trutta chromosome 23, fSalTru1.1, whole genome shotgun sequence genome:
- the lhx2a gene encoding LIM/homeobox protein Lhx2a isoform X2 → MCLLGLRTDGPGVSGGSERMTSLRGAVRSEGDACKCSPPVSTMLFHGLPGGEMQGVIDEMDRRVKGESTAISSAIDMGETETSMTSINSDRVALCAGCGGKISDRYYLLAVDKQWHMRCLKCCECKLNLESELTCFSKDGSIYCKEDYYRRFSVQRCARCHLGISASEMVMRARDLVYHLNCFTCTSCNKMLTTGDHFGMRDSLVYCRLHFETLIQGEYQAHFNHAGDVASGKGLGESGTGNSLGMQYYNGVGTGQKGRPRKRKSPGPGADLAAYNAALSCNENDGDHLDRDSHYSSSSKSKRMRTSFKHHQLRTMKSYFAINHNPDAKDLKQLAQKTGLTKRVLQVWFQNARAKFRRNLLRQESTGMDKVSDGSTLPGGSPSGPHSELSNASMSPSSTHTTLTDLTSPSIPSVNPLLTAVPGGMDPHDSMSMSPSQTTLTSLF, encoded by the exons ATGTGCCTGTTGGGGTTGCGAACAGATGGTCCAGGAGTCAGCGGCGGCAGCGAAAGGATGACGTCGCTAAGAGGTGCAGTAAG ATCTGAGGGAGACGCTTGCAAGTGTAGCCCTCCAGTCTCCACGATGCTCTTCCACGGGCTACCCGGAGGCGAGATGCAGGGGGTCATCGACGAGATGGACCGGAGGGTGAAGGGCGAATCTACCGCCATCAGTTCGGCTATAGACATGGGGGAAACTGAGACG AGTATGACGTCCATCAACAGCGACCGTGTGGCCTTGTGCGCGGGCTGCGGGGGAAAGATATCTGACCGCTACTACTTGCTCGCGGTGGACAAACAGTGGCACATGCGCTGTCTCAAGTGCTGCGAGTGCAAACTAAACCTCGAGTCCGAGCTTACCTGTTTCAGTAAAGACGGCAGCATCTATTGCAAAGAAGATTACTACAG GAGGTTTTCCGTCCAGAGGTGCGCCCGGTGCCATCTCGGGATCTCGGCGTCGGAGATGGTCATGCGGGCGAGGGATTTGGTCTACCACTTGAACTGTTTCACCTGTACTAGCTGCAACAAAATGCTCACGACCGGAGATCACTTCGGAATGCGGGACAGTCTTGTGTACTGCCGGCTCCACTTTGAGACACTCATACAAGGGGAATATCAAGCGCATTTCAATCACGCGGGAGATGTAGCCTCGGGCAAAGGACTTGGCGAGAGTGGCACGGGCAACTCGCTGGGGATGCAGTATTACAACGGCGTCGGTACGGGGCAGAAAGGAAGGCCGAGGAAAAGGAAAAGTCCCGGGCCTGGAGCAGATCTGGCTGCTTACAACGCAG CGTTAAGTTGTAACGAGAACGATGGAGACCACCTGGACCGAGACTCCCACTACTCCTCCAGCTCCAAGTCCAAGCGCATGCGCACCTCCTTCAAACACCACCAACTGAGGACCATGAAGTCCTACTTTGCCATCAACCACAATCCGGATGCCAAGGACCTGAAACAGTTGGCCCAGAAGACAGGTCTCACCAAACGGGTGCTGCAG GTTTGGTTCCAAAACGCCAGGGCCAAGTTTAGACGGAACCTACTACGTCAGGAGAGCACAGGGATGGACAAGGTGTCGGACGGGTCCACTCTACCAGGGGGGTCGCCTTCGGGCCCCCACTCCGAGCTCTCCAATGCCTCAATGAGTCCTTCCAGCACCCACACCACCCTCACGGACCTGACAAGCCCCTCTATTCCGTCGGTTAACCCTCTACTGACCGCCGTGCCGGGGGGCATGGACCCCCACGACTCCATGAGTATGAGTCCTTCCCAGACCACCCTTACCAGCCTCTTCTGA
- the lhx2a gene encoding LIM/homeobox protein Lhx2a isoform X3, protein MLFHGLPGGEMQGVIDEMDRRVKGESTAISSAIDMGETETSMTSINSDRVALCAGCGGKISDRYYLLAVDKQWHMRCLKCCECKLNLESELTCFSKDGSIYCKEDYYSRRFSVQRCARCHLGISASEMVMRARDLVYHLNCFTCTSCNKMLTTGDHFGMRDSLVYCRLHFETLIQGEYQAHFNHAGDVASGKGLGESGTGNSLGMQYYNGVGTGQKGRPRKRKSPGPGADLAAYNAALSCNENDGDHLDRDSHYSSSSKSKRMRTSFKHHQLRTMKSYFAINHNPDAKDLKQLAQKTGLTKRVLQVWFQNARAKFRRNLLRQESTGMDKVSDGSTLPGGSPSGPHSELSNASMSPSSTHTTLTDLTSPSIPSVNPLLTAVPGGMDPHDSMSMSPSQTTLTSLF, encoded by the exons ATGCTCTTCCACGGGCTACCCGGAGGCGAGATGCAGGGGGTCATCGACGAGATGGACCGGAGGGTGAAGGGCGAATCTACCGCCATCAGTTCGGCTATAGACATGGGGGAAACTGAGACG AGTATGACGTCCATCAACAGCGACCGTGTGGCCTTGTGCGCGGGCTGCGGGGGAAAGATATCTGACCGCTACTACTTGCTCGCGGTGGACAAACAGTGGCACATGCGCTGTCTCAAGTGCTGCGAGTGCAAACTAAACCTCGAGTCCGAGCTTACCTGTTTCAGTAAAGACGGCAGCATCTATTGCAAAGAAGATTACTACAG CAGGAGGTTTTCCGTCCAGAGGTGCGCCCGGTGCCATCTCGGGATCTCGGCGTCGGAGATGGTCATGCGGGCGAGGGATTTGGTCTACCACTTGAACTGTTTCACCTGTACTAGCTGCAACAAAATGCTCACGACCGGAGATCACTTCGGAATGCGGGACAGTCTTGTGTACTGCCGGCTCCACTTTGAGACACTCATACAAGGGGAATATCAAGCGCATTTCAATCACGCGGGAGATGTAGCCTCGGGCAAAGGACTTGGCGAGAGTGGCACGGGCAACTCGCTGGGGATGCAGTATTACAACGGCGTCGGTACGGGGCAGAAAGGAAGGCCGAGGAAAAGGAAAAGTCCCGGGCCTGGAGCAGATCTGGCTGCTTACAACGCAG CGTTAAGTTGTAACGAGAACGATGGAGACCACCTGGACCGAGACTCCCACTACTCCTCCAGCTCCAAGTCCAAGCGCATGCGCACCTCCTTCAAACACCACCAACTGAGGACCATGAAGTCCTACTTTGCCATCAACCACAATCCGGATGCCAAGGACCTGAAACAGTTGGCCCAGAAGACAGGTCTCACCAAACGGGTGCTGCAG GTTTGGTTCCAAAACGCCAGGGCCAAGTTTAGACGGAACCTACTACGTCAGGAGAGCACAGGGATGGACAAGGTGTCGGACGGGTCCACTCTACCAGGGGGGTCGCCTTCGGGCCCCCACTCCGAGCTCTCCAATGCCTCAATGAGTCCTTCCAGCACCCACACCACCCTCACGGACCTGACAAGCCCCTCTATTCCGTCGGTTAACCCTCTACTGACCGCCGTGCCGGGGGGCATGGACCCCCACGACTCCATGAGTATGAGTCCTTCCCAGACCACCCTTACCAGCCTCTTCTGA
- the lhx2a gene encoding LIM/homeobox protein Lhx2a isoform X1: MCLLGLRTDGPGVSGGSERMTSLRGAVRSEGDACKCSPPVSTMLFHGLPGGEMQGVIDEMDRRVKGESTAISSAIDMGETETSMTSINSDRVALCAGCGGKISDRYYLLAVDKQWHMRCLKCCECKLNLESELTCFSKDGSIYCKEDYYSRRFSVQRCARCHLGISASEMVMRARDLVYHLNCFTCTSCNKMLTTGDHFGMRDSLVYCRLHFETLIQGEYQAHFNHAGDVASGKGLGESGTGNSLGMQYYNGVGTGQKGRPRKRKSPGPGADLAAYNAALSCNENDGDHLDRDSHYSSSSKSKRMRTSFKHHQLRTMKSYFAINHNPDAKDLKQLAQKTGLTKRVLQVWFQNARAKFRRNLLRQESTGMDKVSDGSTLPGGSPSGPHSELSNASMSPSSTHTTLTDLTSPSIPSVNPLLTAVPGGMDPHDSMSMSPSQTTLTSLF; this comes from the exons ATGTGCCTGTTGGGGTTGCGAACAGATGGTCCAGGAGTCAGCGGCGGCAGCGAAAGGATGACGTCGCTAAGAGGTGCAGTAAG ATCTGAGGGAGACGCTTGCAAGTGTAGCCCTCCAGTCTCCACGATGCTCTTCCACGGGCTACCCGGAGGCGAGATGCAGGGGGTCATCGACGAGATGGACCGGAGGGTGAAGGGCGAATCTACCGCCATCAGTTCGGCTATAGACATGGGGGAAACTGAGACG AGTATGACGTCCATCAACAGCGACCGTGTGGCCTTGTGCGCGGGCTGCGGGGGAAAGATATCTGACCGCTACTACTTGCTCGCGGTGGACAAACAGTGGCACATGCGCTGTCTCAAGTGCTGCGAGTGCAAACTAAACCTCGAGTCCGAGCTTACCTGTTTCAGTAAAGACGGCAGCATCTATTGCAAAGAAGATTACTACAG CAGGAGGTTTTCCGTCCAGAGGTGCGCCCGGTGCCATCTCGGGATCTCGGCGTCGGAGATGGTCATGCGGGCGAGGGATTTGGTCTACCACTTGAACTGTTTCACCTGTACTAGCTGCAACAAAATGCTCACGACCGGAGATCACTTCGGAATGCGGGACAGTCTTGTGTACTGCCGGCTCCACTTTGAGACACTCATACAAGGGGAATATCAAGCGCATTTCAATCACGCGGGAGATGTAGCCTCGGGCAAAGGACTTGGCGAGAGTGGCACGGGCAACTCGCTGGGGATGCAGTATTACAACGGCGTCGGTACGGGGCAGAAAGGAAGGCCGAGGAAAAGGAAAAGTCCCGGGCCTGGAGCAGATCTGGCTGCTTACAACGCAG CGTTAAGTTGTAACGAGAACGATGGAGACCACCTGGACCGAGACTCCCACTACTCCTCCAGCTCCAAGTCCAAGCGCATGCGCACCTCCTTCAAACACCACCAACTGAGGACCATGAAGTCCTACTTTGCCATCAACCACAATCCGGATGCCAAGGACCTGAAACAGTTGGCCCAGAAGACAGGTCTCACCAAACGGGTGCTGCAG GTTTGGTTCCAAAACGCCAGGGCCAAGTTTAGACGGAACCTACTACGTCAGGAGAGCACAGGGATGGACAAGGTGTCGGACGGGTCCACTCTACCAGGGGGGTCGCCTTCGGGCCCCCACTCCGAGCTCTCCAATGCCTCAATGAGTCCTTCCAGCACCCACACCACCCTCACGGACCTGACAAGCCCCTCTATTCCGTCGGTTAACCCTCTACTGACCGCCGTGCCGGGGGGCATGGACCCCCACGACTCCATGAGTATGAGTCCTTCCCAGACCACCCTTACCAGCCTCTTCTGA